GGCCTCTTGCTCCGCAGTAAGCCTATCAGGGGCCTGGCCACTTATCTGAACGTCTGTCTGGGGCTCCCCATTGGCAAGTCCCTCACCAAGGGAGTAGGGGCCATAGAGACCGAGGACGCTCCTAATAAACTGGGTATCGCTAACGCCACTCTGCCTGGGAACGTAGCGAACGCTCACGTTCATAGACTTAAGGGAACTAACAAGGTTCTCACCAACATCAACTAGAACTATGGGCTTCCCATCGGCCAGCTTTTTGAGCTCCTCTGCACTCTGGTTGGCATAGGTAACGGTAGTTATGTTAAGTGCCTTGTGGATTCTCTGGAGCAGAGTAGGAGCCTGAGGAGCCTGGGCATTGAAGGTTGTGCTATTCATGAGGTCATATATGCTCTTAGGGACTACGAGGAGTGAGTTAGCTGGAGGGTCAAGAAACATGTCAACGGGCCATCCGGCTTTTCCCTTGGCCAACTTTGCGAACTTCTCAGCTGCTACCTTAGATATTCTAAATGGAACAGACCAACTGCCATCGGATTTTATTTGAGGGGGCCCGACGTAAACTATGTCCTTGCCCGTTCCAAAGATTACACCGTCGAACTCCATGTAGAATACACCCTGGCTTTCAATGACCTTCTTGAGGGCATTTGCCTCTTCTGCATTCGTTACGTTGGCAACCTTGACAACAACTATATCGTTTCCCTGCCCCTGAACCTGTATATCCCTCAAACCGAAGGTGTTGAGCCTCTTCTGAAGGGATTCAACAACAAGCTCCATGGTCTTTGAGTCAACGGGATGCTCGGTCTGGGCTATAATTGCAACTCCACCCGCTATGTCAATACCATACGTGAGAGGACGCATGGCGAGGGTCGCCACAGAGCCTACGAGGAACAGGATAAGGAGGATAATCCTCCAGTTGAAAAGGAGCCTCTTAAGCTTCCTGTTCATGCCTTAACCCCCCTTGTTGAGAGATACCACCTCAGAACTCCAGCATTGAAAATCCAGGTGTTCATGAAGTCGGCGAGGAGACCGAAGATGAGGACTATAGCTATGTTGTCTATCGTTGGAGATGTCGAAATCAGCCAGAGCATGAAGAGTGCTCCAAGGGTTGTAGTGCTCATTGTAAAGCCCGTTGAAACGGCACTCAGATAGGCCTCTTCGATGGTGTCCTCCTTTCTCTTCGTCAGTTTTGTCGTGAGAAGTATGTTACTGTCAACGGTGTAACCAATGAGCATCAGGAGCGCGGCTATTGTTGCAGTGGTAAGCTGAATGCCGAAGACACCCATCATTGCAACGGCTATTGTCATGTCCGAAAGGGCCGAGAATATTATCGCCAGAGATGAGACAGGGTTCCTGAAGAACAGGAATACCACAACGGCCATTGCTATGAAAGCAAAGGTTATTGCCTTTATTCCTTGTTTCTTAGCAAGCTCTCCAAACGTTG
This genomic window from Thermococcus sp. contains:
- a CDS encoding preprotein translocase subunit SecD, which translates into the protein MNRKLKRLLFNWRIILLILFLVGSVATLAMRPLTYGIDIAGGVAIIAQTEHPVDSKTMELVVESLQKRLNTFGLRDIQVQGQGNDIVVVKVANVTNAEEANALKKVIESQGVFYMEFDGVIFGTGKDIVYVGPPQIKSDGSWSVPFRISKVAAEKFAKLAKGKAGWPVDMFLDPPANSLLVVPKSIYDLMNSTTFNAQAPQAPTLLQRIHKALNITTVTYANQSAEELKKLADGKPIVLVDVGENLVSSLKSMNVSVRYVPRQSGVSDTQFIRSVLGLYGPYSLGEGLANGEPQTDVQISGQAPDRLTAEQEAKTVYTVLKSGSLPVKLKVIGMQFISPKLGQDFKKQALYAGIGALIMVLLLVYFHYRKWKIAIPIASTSLFEVTIILGIAALIKWNLDLPSIAGIIAAIGTGVDQQIVITDELLGGERSVRIKRRASSLKRIGRAFFIIFASAATTIAAMSFLLVYFVGTLKGFAVTTIIGVLIGIFVTRPAYAEIAKYLIGEE
- a CDS encoding protein translocase subunit SecF produces the protein MARKKAEKPGETNEFRAKKREKLRFLAEMEPKKMIIYPLAVFIIALLILAVRFPPLGIDLKGGVVVTAYGVNANPDTIEKWLSNELGVQVTVESFTSVEGTKGIRVYAPTGVDPVKIINILKQKYPNAEYTHSEVLPTFGELAKKQGIKAITFAFIAMAVVVFLFFRNPVSSLAIIFSALSDMTIAVAMMGVFGIQLTTATIAALLMLIGYTVDSNILLTTKLTKRKEDTIEEAYLSAVSTGFTMSTTTLGALFMLWLISTSPTIDNIAIVLIFGLLADFMNTWIFNAGVLRWYLSTRGVKA